A section of the Procambarus clarkii isolate CNS0578487 chromosome 38, FALCON_Pclarkii_2.0, whole genome shotgun sequence genome encodes:
- the LOC123747608 gene encoding uncharacterized protein isoform X4 yields the protein MQTAPTIKKKKILDLGMVDDTESSTMSVTNPFTAAALRPQVSRINMPGRSTPASILADSFLAPENYLYLPDVPRITPDNNDEGLQTLAILAKENLHREYFKINSALQKKCEYMKRSLNIENLNYLKPSNKKGKGENYCRIIEINQTQRSNLSEGRYDLYTPIFRCKCGYVDEELGKAMHQSGFYSTGRNSSTFYSINLLDSWHFLKRSSPGTSLQALVSALELFGASRGRHGPINFETTKRVFFEWRFHQYELGRIKGEFDKGCPACDTTPVAVHIDGNKKLYRYNKVGRGIRNSYYSGGIFACDKEVQDHVSTIQNLKTQSSHMCGVSTLKAAKNKPVSFRSLDETGISMASCRHGIILAALNMYQGELYSYAHYLQMNRLQNVSFICQDIICKYWPWALKISSREQKFSLRQGKPFLGVLHAKGHSWYCQVLYGGRWQEGSGLTSGEEAEQVFSYLSRYNNNIKNMLKAERTEELTEGALFWNHRKINGMPRALVARFRKATETAAAVSNEIHRLNVPESVIEKWRSELLIIARSLNNRSSANNIEHTIEAYGENIRHRKNQITTYAVSSKMRAVLRNKNEVEKKKLRDLIKIYNQNHPDLSEADVLTGILPWHNLLLHQNTSVSLTEKRSAVEKFELQKRCREEESLTIQEMITWLQYYKKKRDKISEYIQELQCDSFPSCLCKDSNTYTIENPILSEEEKRGLLALLKQGQKQCADKLTEAKHLFSSYQPNEVYEPFLELLESDEDEDMYLQNE from the exons atgcaaactgcacctactatcaagaagaagaagatcctAGATTTGGGCATG gtAGATGATACAGAAAGCAGTACAATGTCTGTCACAAATCCTTTTACTGCGGCAGCATTAAGACCACAAGTCAGTAGAATAAATATGCCTGGAAGATCGACCCCAGCCAGCATACTAGCAG ATTCGTTCTTGGCTCCTGAAAACTATCTTTACTTACCAGATGTACCAAGAATAACTCCAGACAATAATGATG AAGGTCTCCAGACACTAGCAATTTTAGCTAAAGAGAACCTTCATCGTGAATATTTTAAAATAAACTCGGCTCTCCAGAAAAAATGTGAATATATGAAGCGAAGTTTAAATATTGAGAACCTAAATTATCTGAAGCCTTCAAACAAGAAAGGAAAAGGAGAAAATTACTGCAGGATTATTGAAATCAATCAAACACAACGTTCAAACTTATCAGAAG GAAGGTATGATCTGTATACCCCAATATTTAGGTGCAAGTGCGGATATGTAGATGAAGAACTTGGGAAAGCCATGCACCAGTCTGGTTTTTATTCAACTGGAAGAAATAGTAGCACTTTCTACAGCATAAATCTATTGGATTCCTGGCATTTTCTCAAGAGAAGCAGCCCTGGAACTTCTCTTCAGGCATTAGTTAGTGCACTGGAATTATTTGGTGCTTCTCGAGGGCGT CATGGTCCCATCAATTTTGAAACAACAAAAAGAGTCTTCTTTGAATGGCGTTTCCATCAGTATGAACTTGGGAGAATAAAAGGAGAATTTGACAAGGGGTGCCCTGCATGTGATACAACACCTGTGGCtgtacatattgatggcaacaagaaactgtatcgttacaacaaagttgggag AGGGATCAGAAACTCATATTATTCTGGTGGTATCTTCGCTTGTGACAAAGAAGTTCAAGATCACGTTTCCactattcagaaccttaaaactcAA AGTAGCCATATGTGTGGAGTGTCGACATTGAAAGCTGCCAAAAATAAACCTGTTTCATTTAGAAGTTTGGATGAAACTGGCATAAGCATGGCTTCCTGTCGACATGGAATTATTCTTGCTGCATTAAATATGTATCAGGGAGAGCTCTACAGTTATGCCCACTATTTGCAAATGAACCGTTTACAAAATGTGTCCTTCATATGCCAGGATATCATCTGTAAATACTGGCCATGGGCCTTAAAGATTTCATCAAGAGAACAGAAGTTCTCACTTAGGCaaggaaagccttttttaggagtcctacatgccaaaggacattcttggtattgtcag GTTTTGTATGGAGGGCGGTGGCAAGAAGGAAGTGGCCTGACATCTGGGGAGGAGGCAGAGCAAGTATTTTCCTACCTTTCAAGATATAACAACAACATTAAGAACATGCTTAAAGCTG AGCGTACAGAAGAACTGACAGAGGGGGCACTCTTTTGGAATCACAGAAAAATTAATGGAATGCCTCGGGCATTAGTTGCCAGATTCAGAAAG gcCACAGAGACAGCTGCAGCAGTTTCAAATGAGATTCACAGGCTTAATGTCCCAGAATCTGTTATTGAGAAATGGAGATCAGAATTACTGATCATTGCAAGATCCTTAAATAACAGATCCTCTGCCAATAACATTGAGCATACGATCGAGGCATATGGAGAGAATATAAGGCATCGCAAAAATCAGATTACCACTTATGCAG TTTCATCTAAAATGAGAGCTGTATTGAGAAACAAAAATGAAGTTGAGAAAAAAAAACTACGAGATCTCATAAAAATCTACAATCAGAACCATCCGGATTTGTCTGAAGCAGATGTTTTAACAGGCATCCTTccatggcacaatttattgcTTCATCAAAACACAAGTG TGTCCCTGACTGAAAAAAGAAGTGCAGTGGAAAAGTTTGAGCTCCAGAAGAGATGTAGAGAGGAGGAATCACTAACCATTCAAGAAATGATAACATGGTTACAGTACTACAAAAAGAAAAGGGACAAAATATCCGAGTATATTCAAGAATTACAATGTGATTCTTTCCCTTCATGTCTCTGCAAG GATTCTAACACGTACACCATTGAAAACCCAATTCTGTCAGAAGAAGAGAAACGTGGATTATTGGCTCTTCTCAAGCAGGGTCAAAAGCAATGTGCTGACAAGCTTACTGAAGCCAAACATTTATTTAGTTCCTACCAGCCAAATGAGGTCTATGAGCCTTTCTTGGAGCTCTTAGAAAGTGATGAAGAtgaagacatgtatttacaaaatgaatag
- the LOC123747608 gene encoding uncharacterized protein isoform X5: MQTAPTIKKKKILDLGMVDDTESSTMSVTNPFTAAALRPQVSRINMPGRSTPASILADSFLAPENYLYLPDVPRITPDNNDEGLQTLAILAKENLHREYFKINSALQKKCEYMKRSLNIENLNYLKPSNKKGKGENYCRIIEINQTQRSNLSEEPVVPAHPPNSCPNCSESKFTTLSSNNLCIFVTLSGRYDLYTPIFRCKCGYVDEELGKAMHQSGFYSTGRNSSTFYSINLLDSWHFLKRSSPGTSLQALVSALELFGASRGRHGPINFETTKRVFFEWRFHQYELGRIKGEFDKGCPACDTTPVAVHIDGNKKLYRYNKVGRGIRNSYYSGGIFACDKEVQDHVSTIQNLKTQSSHMCGVSTLKAAKNKPVSFRSLDETGISMASCRHGIILAALNMYQGELYSYAHYLQMNRLQNVSFICQDIICKYWPWALKISSREQKFSLRQGKPFLGVLHAKGHSWYCQVLYGGRWQEGSGLTSGEEAEQVFSYLSRYNNNIKNMLKAERTEELTEGALFWNHRKINGMPRALVARFRKATETAAAVSNEIHRLNVPESVIEKWRSELLIIARSLNNRSSANNIEHTIEAYGENIRHRKNQITTYAVSLTEKRSAVEKFELQKRCREEESLTIQEMITWLQYYKKKRDKISEYIQELQCDSFPSCLCKDSNTYTIENPILSEEEKRGLLALLKQGQKQCADKLTEAKHLFSSYQPNEVYEPFLELLESDEDEDMYLQNE; the protein is encoded by the exons atgcaaactgcacctactatcaagaagaagaagatcctAGATTTGGGCATG gtAGATGATACAGAAAGCAGTACAATGTCTGTCACAAATCCTTTTACTGCGGCAGCATTAAGACCACAAGTCAGTAGAATAAATATGCCTGGAAGATCGACCCCAGCCAGCATACTAGCAG ATTCGTTCTTGGCTCCTGAAAACTATCTTTACTTACCAGATGTACCAAGAATAACTCCAGACAATAATGATG AAGGTCTCCAGACACTAGCAATTTTAGCTAAAGAGAACCTTCATCGTGAATATTTTAAAATAAACTCGGCTCTCCAGAAAAAATGTGAATATATGAAGCGAAGTTTAAATATTGAGAACCTAAATTATCTGAAGCCTTCAAACAAGAAAGGAAAAGGAGAAAATTACTGCAGGATTATTGAAATCAATCAAACACAACGTTCAAACTTATCAGAAG AGCCTGTTGTACCAGCACATCCACCTAATTCCTGCCCAAACTGCAGTGAGAGCAAGTTCACAACTTTAAGCTCCAATAATTTGTGCATCTTTGTAACTTTAAGTG GAAGGTATGATCTGTATACCCCAATATTTAGGTGCAAGTGCGGATATGTAGATGAAGAACTTGGGAAAGCCATGCACCAGTCTGGTTTTTATTCAACTGGAAGAAATAGTAGCACTTTCTACAGCATAAATCTATTGGATTCCTGGCATTTTCTCAAGAGAAGCAGCCCTGGAACTTCTCTTCAGGCATTAGTTAGTGCACTGGAATTATTTGGTGCTTCTCGAGGGCGT CATGGTCCCATCAATTTTGAAACAACAAAAAGAGTCTTCTTTGAATGGCGTTTCCATCAGTATGAACTTGGGAGAATAAAAGGAGAATTTGACAAGGGGTGCCCTGCATGTGATACAACACCTGTGGCtgtacatattgatggcaacaagaaactgtatcgttacaacaaagttgggag AGGGATCAGAAACTCATATTATTCTGGTGGTATCTTCGCTTGTGACAAAGAAGTTCAAGATCACGTTTCCactattcagaaccttaaaactcAA AGTAGCCATATGTGTGGAGTGTCGACATTGAAAGCTGCCAAAAATAAACCTGTTTCATTTAGAAGTTTGGATGAAACTGGCATAAGCATGGCTTCCTGTCGACATGGAATTATTCTTGCTGCATTAAATATGTATCAGGGAGAGCTCTACAGTTATGCCCACTATTTGCAAATGAACCGTTTACAAAATGTGTCCTTCATATGCCAGGATATCATCTGTAAATACTGGCCATGGGCCTTAAAGATTTCATCAAGAGAACAGAAGTTCTCACTTAGGCaaggaaagccttttttaggagtcctacatgccaaaggacattcttggtattgtcag GTTTTGTATGGAGGGCGGTGGCAAGAAGGAAGTGGCCTGACATCTGGGGAGGAGGCAGAGCAAGTATTTTCCTACCTTTCAAGATATAACAACAACATTAAGAACATGCTTAAAGCTG AGCGTACAGAAGAACTGACAGAGGGGGCACTCTTTTGGAATCACAGAAAAATTAATGGAATGCCTCGGGCATTAGTTGCCAGATTCAGAAAG gcCACAGAGACAGCTGCAGCAGTTTCAAATGAGATTCACAGGCTTAATGTCCCAGAATCTGTTATTGAGAAATGGAGATCAGAATTACTGATCATTGCAAGATCCTTAAATAACAGATCCTCTGCCAATAACATTGAGCATACGATCGAGGCATATGGAGAGAATATAAGGCATCGCAAAAATCAGATTACCACTTATGCAG TGTCCCTGACTGAAAAAAGAAGTGCAGTGGAAAAGTTTGAGCTCCAGAAGAGATGTAGAGAGGAGGAATCACTAACCATTCAAGAAATGATAACATGGTTACAGTACTACAAAAAGAAAAGGGACAAAATATCCGAGTATATTCAAGAATTACAATGTGATTCTTTCCCTTCATGTCTCTGCAAG GATTCTAACACGTACACCATTGAAAACCCAATTCTGTCAGAAGAAGAGAAACGTGGATTATTGGCTCTTCTCAAGCAGGGTCAAAAGCAATGTGCTGACAAGCTTACTGAAGCCAAACATTTATTTAGTTCCTACCAGCCAAATGAGGTCTATGAGCCTTTCTTGGAGCTCTTAGAAAGTGATGAAGAtgaagacatgtatttacaaaatgaatag
- the LOC123747608 gene encoding uncharacterized protein isoform X1 produces the protein MQTAPTIKKKKILDLGMVDDTESSTMSVTNPFTAAALRPQVSRINMPGRSTPASILADSFLAPENYLYLPDVPRITPDNNDEGLQTLAILAKENLHREYFKINSALQKKCEYMKRSLNIENLNYLKPSNKKGKGENYCRIIEINQTQRSNLSEEPVVPAHPPNSCPNCSESKFTTLSSNNLCIFVTLSGRYDLYTPIFRCKCGYVDEELGKAMHQSGFYSTGRNSSTFYSINLLDSWHFLKRSSPGTSLQALVSALELFGASRGRHGPINFETTKRVFFEWRFHQYELGRIKGEFDKGCPACDTTPVAVHIDGNKKLYRYNKVGRGIRNSYYSGGIFACDKEVQDHVSTIQNLKTQSSHMCGVSTLKAAKNKPVSFRSLDETGISMASCRHGIILAALNMYQGELYSYAHYLQMNRLQNVSFICQDIICKYWPWALKISSREQKFSLRQGKPFLGVLHAKGHSWYCQVLYGGRWQEGSGLTSGEEAEQVFSYLSRYNNNIKNMLKAERTEELTEGALFWNHRKINGMPRALVARFRKATETAAAVSNEIHRLNVPESVIEKWRSELLIIARSLNNRSSANNIEHTIEAYGENIRHRKNQITTYAVSSKMRAVLRNKNEVEKKKLRDLIKIYNQNHPDLSEADVLTGILPWHNLLLHQNTSVSLTEKRSAVEKFELQKRCREEESLTIQEMITWLQYYKKKRDKISEYIQELQCDSFPSCLCKDSNTYTIENPILSEEEKRGLLALLKQGQKQCADKLTEAKHLFSSYQPNEVYEPFLELLESDEDEDMYLQNE, from the exons atgcaaactgcacctactatcaagaagaagaagatcctAGATTTGGGCATG gtAGATGATACAGAAAGCAGTACAATGTCTGTCACAAATCCTTTTACTGCGGCAGCATTAAGACCACAAGTCAGTAGAATAAATATGCCTGGAAGATCGACCCCAGCCAGCATACTAGCAG ATTCGTTCTTGGCTCCTGAAAACTATCTTTACTTACCAGATGTACCAAGAATAACTCCAGACAATAATGATG AAGGTCTCCAGACACTAGCAATTTTAGCTAAAGAGAACCTTCATCGTGAATATTTTAAAATAAACTCGGCTCTCCAGAAAAAATGTGAATATATGAAGCGAAGTTTAAATATTGAGAACCTAAATTATCTGAAGCCTTCAAACAAGAAAGGAAAAGGAGAAAATTACTGCAGGATTATTGAAATCAATCAAACACAACGTTCAAACTTATCAGAAG AGCCTGTTGTACCAGCACATCCACCTAATTCCTGCCCAAACTGCAGTGAGAGCAAGTTCACAACTTTAAGCTCCAATAATTTGTGCATCTTTGTAACTTTAAGTG GAAGGTATGATCTGTATACCCCAATATTTAGGTGCAAGTGCGGATATGTAGATGAAGAACTTGGGAAAGCCATGCACCAGTCTGGTTTTTATTCAACTGGAAGAAATAGTAGCACTTTCTACAGCATAAATCTATTGGATTCCTGGCATTTTCTCAAGAGAAGCAGCCCTGGAACTTCTCTTCAGGCATTAGTTAGTGCACTGGAATTATTTGGTGCTTCTCGAGGGCGT CATGGTCCCATCAATTTTGAAACAACAAAAAGAGTCTTCTTTGAATGGCGTTTCCATCAGTATGAACTTGGGAGAATAAAAGGAGAATTTGACAAGGGGTGCCCTGCATGTGATACAACACCTGTGGCtgtacatattgatggcaacaagaaactgtatcgttacaacaaagttgggag AGGGATCAGAAACTCATATTATTCTGGTGGTATCTTCGCTTGTGACAAAGAAGTTCAAGATCACGTTTCCactattcagaaccttaaaactcAA AGTAGCCATATGTGTGGAGTGTCGACATTGAAAGCTGCCAAAAATAAACCTGTTTCATTTAGAAGTTTGGATGAAACTGGCATAAGCATGGCTTCCTGTCGACATGGAATTATTCTTGCTGCATTAAATATGTATCAGGGAGAGCTCTACAGTTATGCCCACTATTTGCAAATGAACCGTTTACAAAATGTGTCCTTCATATGCCAGGATATCATCTGTAAATACTGGCCATGGGCCTTAAAGATTTCATCAAGAGAACAGAAGTTCTCACTTAGGCaaggaaagccttttttaggagtcctacatgccaaaggacattcttggtattgtcag GTTTTGTATGGAGGGCGGTGGCAAGAAGGAAGTGGCCTGACATCTGGGGAGGAGGCAGAGCAAGTATTTTCCTACCTTTCAAGATATAACAACAACATTAAGAACATGCTTAAAGCTG AGCGTACAGAAGAACTGACAGAGGGGGCACTCTTTTGGAATCACAGAAAAATTAATGGAATGCCTCGGGCATTAGTTGCCAGATTCAGAAAG gcCACAGAGACAGCTGCAGCAGTTTCAAATGAGATTCACAGGCTTAATGTCCCAGAATCTGTTATTGAGAAATGGAGATCAGAATTACTGATCATTGCAAGATCCTTAAATAACAGATCCTCTGCCAATAACATTGAGCATACGATCGAGGCATATGGAGAGAATATAAGGCATCGCAAAAATCAGATTACCACTTATGCAG TTTCATCTAAAATGAGAGCTGTATTGAGAAACAAAAATGAAGTTGAGAAAAAAAAACTACGAGATCTCATAAAAATCTACAATCAGAACCATCCGGATTTGTCTGAAGCAGATGTTTTAACAGGCATCCTTccatggcacaatttattgcTTCATCAAAACACAAGTG TGTCCCTGACTGAAAAAAGAAGTGCAGTGGAAAAGTTTGAGCTCCAGAAGAGATGTAGAGAGGAGGAATCACTAACCATTCAAGAAATGATAACATGGTTACAGTACTACAAAAAGAAAAGGGACAAAATATCCGAGTATATTCAAGAATTACAATGTGATTCTTTCCCTTCATGTCTCTGCAAG GATTCTAACACGTACACCATTGAAAACCCAATTCTGTCAGAAGAAGAGAAACGTGGATTATTGGCTCTTCTCAAGCAGGGTCAAAAGCAATGTGCTGACAAGCTTACTGAAGCCAAACATTTATTTAGTTCCTACCAGCCAAATGAGGTCTATGAGCCTTTCTTGGAGCTCTTAGAAAGTGATGAAGAtgaagacatgtatttacaaaatgaatag